The Nitrospira sp. DNA segment CTGCAAGCCTTCTTTGATCGGGTCAATCACGACCGGCTGATGGTGCGGCTGAAACTTCGCTGCCCGGATGCCGCAGTGCTGCGACTGATCAATCGGTATCTGAAGGCGGGCGTGAGCGTGGCGGGTAACATCGAAGCCACGACCATGGGCGTGCCGCAAGGCGGTCCGCTCTCGCCGGTGCTGGCCAACGTGGTGCTGGATGAATTGGATTGGGAACTGGACCGGCGCGGCCACCGCTTTGTCCGCTACGCTGATGACTGCAATATTCTGGTCCGAAGCCAAAGAGCGGGCGAGCGGGTGATGGCCAGCGTGACACGCTTTGTCAGTGACTCACTGCGACTCACAGTGAATGTGCTGAAAAGTGCGGTGGACCGGCCCATGAACCGCAAGTTCCTGGGCTTCACGGTCAGCCGCAACGGGGCCAAGCTCAAGGTGGCGGACAAGGCCATCGAAAAGCTGAAGCACCGGGTGCGGGAGCTGACCCGTCGTACACGAGGCACCAGCATACGCGTTATCGTTGCGGAGCTAAGAGACACCCTGCTTGGTTGGAAAGCGTACTTCGGCATTGCCGAGGTGCTGAGTCCTCTGCGCGATATCGACAAATGGGTACGACGCAAGTTGCGCTGCTATCTCTGGAAACAATGGGGGGCGGCGGGCTATCGGGAACTGCGCAAGCGCGGGGTATCTGTCCGCGAAGCGTGGAACAGCAGCAAGTCGGCCCACGGCCCGTGGCGGTTGTCGAAGACACCTGCCCTGACCGTCGCGCTACCATTGCGCTACTTCGAGAACCTGGGAGTGCCGAGCCTTGCATCACGGTAGGAATTCAATTCATCGAACCGCCGGATACGTGACCCGTATGTCCGGTGGTGTGGGAGGGAGGGGCCGTGAGGCTTCTTCCTATCCCGATTGGTAATGACGTGGGTGGCCCGGAAGATCAGGTCTTCGATCGTGATCGTGTCTTTGACGCGATACTCTGCCCCGTAGAGAGTGCGTTGCCGAAAGCCGGACAGATAGAGAACGGCCTCGCGGAGCGATTTGCTGGGGATCGTGCCGGTGTTGATGCACACGCCGCCGACGACGGCTTTGCGCTCGATGATGCCGACCTTCTTGCCGAGTTTGGCCGCCTGCACGGCGGCTTTTTGCCCGGCGGGGCCGGTGCCGATCACCAGGAGGTCATAGTTGGCCATCTCAGCTGGTGGTCACCAGGGAGCGGGCGAACTTGAAGGCTTCGTCGAGATCGGGGAGTTGGGCGATTTCCGGGGTGATTTGCAGATAGCGGATCACGTTCTGTGCATCAACGACCATGACGGTTCTGGCCAGGAAATGCGGATCGCGCAGAAAGAGGCCATGGGTTTTTCCGAAATCGGCGCCGCGATAATCCGAGAGAAACGTGACGTTGCGAATCTTGGCCTCTTCCGCAAAACGCTTCTGGGCGAACGGGGTGTCGATGCTCACGGTGATGAGCTCGACCATCTTGTCCAAGCCATGATTCTTTTCGCTGAGCTGATGGGTTTGTTGTTCGCAGACCTTGGTGTCGATCGAGGGGACGACACTGATGATCCGAACTTTCCCCGATCCGGCGGTGTGGGCGATGTTGACCAAGGCGAGATCCCGATCGGTCAGTTTCACCTCGCGCAGATGATCCCCGACTTTGACGCCGGTGCCGGACAGCATTAAGGGGCTGCCTTTGAAGAGGACAGAATGGCCCTCGCCGGCGACGACACTACCGTCGGCCACGGGCAAATTCTTGTAGGGGAACCCTGAGTCCAGGAGCCGACCGGAGCTCCCGCAAGCGGTGAGTCCGTTGGTGAGGAACAAGCTGATCATGAGAACCTGAAGGCCGCGTCTTGTCATCATGCACTCCGCAGTGGTGTGGGGAAGATAGTATTGAAAGTATATCCTGCCGCTGCCGGACGCTCAAGGCTGGAGGAATGACTGGAGCTGCGCATTCACGAGCTCGGGTTGCTCCCATTGAGGAATATGACCGGCCTTTGGGATGCTGGCAAACGTCGACTGTGGGATGAGGTCGTGCAGTAGTCTGCCGGCCTTTATGGGGAATACGTGGTCCTCCTCACCCCAGACGATCAGGGTGGGATGGGGAATCGTCTTGATGCGCGGGGCATAGCGCTCTTCCCAGGCCGGCAGATTGTCCCCCACTGTCATC contains these protein-coding regions:
- the ltrA gene encoding group II intron reverse transcriptase/maturase, which encodes MTKRDGTASEHLPTQAAAMPQDELVAGLSGQPESIQPHALLAHVLERANLQRALKQVRQNKGAPGIDGMTVDELPEYLRHHWPKIRAQLEAGQYRPQPVRRVEIPKPDGKTRPLGIPTVLDRFIQQAIAQVISAQWEPHFHRYSYGFRPQRSAHQAVREVQTNIRAGYGWVVDMDLQAFFDRVNHDRLMVRLKLRCPDAAVLRLINRYLKAGVSVAGNIEATTMGVPQGGPLSPVLANVVLDELDWELDRRGHRFVRYADDCNILVRSQRAGERVMASVTRFVSDSLRLTVNVLKSAVDRPMNRKFLGFTVSRNGAKLKVADKAIEKLKHRVRELTRRTRGTSIRVIVAELRDTLLGWKAYFGIAEVLSPLRDIDKWVRRKLRCYLWKQWGAAGYRELRKRGVSVREAWNSSKSAHGPWRLSKTPALTVALPLRYFENLGVPSLASR
- a CDS encoding FAD-dependent oxidoreductase — its product is MANYDLLVIGTGPAGQKAAVQAAKLGKKVGIIERKAVVGGVCINTGTIPSKSLREAVLYLSGFRQRTLYGAEYRVKDTITIEDLIFRATHVITNRDRKKPHGPSLPHHRTYGSRIRRFDELNSYRDARLGTPRFSK
- the tpx gene encoding thiol peroxidase gives rise to the protein MMTRRGLQVLMISLFLTNGLTACGSSGRLLDSGFPYKNLPVADGSVVAGEGHSVLFKGSPLMLSGTGVKVGDHLREVKLTDRDLALVNIAHTAGSGKVRIISVVPSIDTKVCEQQTHQLSEKNHGLDKMVELITVSIDTPFAQKRFAEEAKIRNVTFLSDYRGADFGKTHGLFLRDPHFLARTVMVVDAQNVIRYLQITPEIAQLPDLDEAFKFARSLVTTS